From one Gemmatimonadaceae bacterium genomic stretch:
- a CDS encoding alpha/beta hydrolase, with protein MTGVAAQGAPPDGEPTPHTYRRTADTALHAYVFSPARRAPSRPAVLLFHGGGWTEGAPDWVFDAARQFAASGMVAIAIEYRLANDTLTPRDQRDDACAAFRWARDSARPLGLDPTRVAGYGVSAGGQLVGLLGTRGCADAPGRAPQGGPDAMVLLSPALDLARDPYFVRLLRGRGVVADYSPVAQQRGRGVPTLIVHGEQDSLTPAGAVRRFCTTQRAAGGRCALQIYPGVGHLLTRNLSNQMSEYDPDPALRRTGLAAQVQFLRTLWRLGPPARGR; from the coding sequence GTGACGGGCGTCGCGGCGCAGGGCGCGCCGCCCGACGGCGAACCGACGCCCCACACGTACCGTCGCACGGCCGACACGGCGTTGCACGCCTATGTGTTCTCGCCCGCGCGCCGCGCGCCGTCGCGGCCGGCGGTGCTCCTGTTTCATGGCGGAGGCTGGACGGAGGGCGCCCCGGACTGGGTGTTCGACGCCGCGCGTCAGTTTGCCGCGAGCGGGATGGTCGCGATCGCGATCGAGTACCGATTGGCGAACGATACGCTGACGCCGCGCGACCAGCGCGACGATGCGTGTGCGGCGTTTCGGTGGGCGCGCGACTCGGCGCGCCCCCTCGGTCTCGATCCCACGCGGGTGGCGGGGTATGGCGTCTCGGCCGGCGGCCAACTGGTGGGGCTACTCGGAACGCGCGGCTGCGCGGATGCGCCGGGCCGGGCACCGCAGGGCGGACCGGACGCCATGGTGCTGCTCTCGCCCGCGCTGGATCTCGCACGGGACCCCTACTTCGTGCGGTTGCTGCGCGGGCGCGGCGTCGTTGCGGACTATTCGCCGGTCGCGCAGCAGCGGGGGCGCGGCGTCCCGACGCTGATCGTCCACGGGGAGCAAGATTCGTTGACACCAGCGGGCGCGGTCCGTCGGTTCTGCACCACGCAGCGCGCCGCCGGTGGTCGATGCGCCCTGCAGATCTACCCCGGGGTGGGGCATCTGCTCACGCGCAATCTGTCCAATCAAATGTCCGAGTACGATCCCGACCCGGCGTTGCGCCGGACCGGGCTGGCGGCGCAGGTGCAATTCCTGCGGACGCTCTGGCGACTGGGCCCGCCCGCCCGTGGCCGCTGA
- a CDS encoding type II toxin-antitoxin system RelE/ParE family toxin — protein sequence MAASDRPLIWLHGTVKTPPFSAAARLEAGVLLRRLQRGDKLSLPQARPMPAIGARCGELRIPDADATWRILYRLDPDAVIILAVFAKKTQATPKAILETCAARLKLYDRNARGGT from the coding sequence ATTGCTGCGAGCGACCGCCCGTTGATCTGGCTGCACGGAACCGTGAAGACGCCGCCATTCAGTGCCGCGGCGCGGCTCGAGGCTGGTGTGTTGCTTCGGAGGCTGCAGCGTGGCGACAAGCTGAGTCTGCCGCAGGCGCGCCCGATGCCGGCGATTGGCGCGCGGTGTGGCGAGCTGCGGATTCCCGACGCCGACGCGACCTGGCGCATCTTGTACCGACTTGACCCGGATGCTGTCATCATTCTGGCGGTGTTCGCGAAGAAGACGCAAGCCACCCCGAAAGCCATTCTGGAGACGTGCGCGGCACGCCTCAAGTTGTATGACCGAAACGCTCGTGGGGGAACGTGA
- a CDS encoding BrnT family toxin, with translation MTFDWDAAKSDRNLAQRGFDFEFASQIFAATYVEFDDTRRDYGERRVVALGVADAIPLTVVFTDRIAADGAIVRRIISARLSHRKERRRYAEAIREASPPRDDDEDAVEGAR, from the coding sequence GTGACCTTCGACTGGGATGCCGCGAAGAGCGATCGGAACCTGGCCCAGCGCGGATTCGACTTCGAATTCGCCAGCCAGATCTTCGCGGCGACCTATGTCGAGTTCGATGACACGCGCCGGGATTACGGCGAGCGCCGCGTTGTGGCGCTCGGGGTGGCCGATGCGATCCCACTCACCGTGGTCTTCACCGACCGGATCGCTGCTGACGGCGCAATTGTGCGCCGCATCATCAGCGCCCGGCTCAGCCACCGCAAGGAGCGCCGCCGCTATGCCGAAGCCATCCGCGAAGCCAGTCCGCCGCGCGACGACGACGAAGACGCCGTCGAAGGGGCGCGCTGA
- a CDS encoding NAD(P)H-binding protein translates to MRLTVAVIGASGATGRALVASALQRGWRVQAFVREAARLPPDLAARCSVVTGDVMIPGSTHRAVQGADAVIVALGTMPDARSDAARRQPTIPVCSTGTRLIAETMRECAVRRLIVISATSVGESRQTGSFGVGWAVRRVLRDVMNDKEPQDAIIRASDTDWTIVRPVRLTNGAATGKVRAAVGLPWHWWSRISRADVAEFALDCVTSADAVGRAISVSG, encoded by the coding sequence GCCACAGGGCGCGCACTGGTCGCCAGCGCGCTGCAGCGCGGCTGGCGCGTGCAGGCGTTTGTGCGCGAGGCGGCGCGCCTTCCACCCGACCTGGCCGCGCGTTGTTCGGTGGTCACCGGCGATGTGATGATTCCAGGAAGCACGCATCGTGCGGTACAGGGCGCAGATGCGGTCATCGTGGCGCTTGGTACGATGCCGGATGCCAGGAGCGATGCTGCGCGCCGCCAGCCGACGATTCCCGTGTGCTCGACAGGCACTCGCCTCATCGCGGAGACCATGCGCGAATGTGCCGTTCGACGACTGATCGTCATTTCCGCCACCTCCGTTGGCGAAAGTCGGCAGACGGGATCGTTCGGGGTCGGCTGGGCCGTACGGCGGGTGCTCCGCGATGTCATGAACGACAAGGAACCGCAGGACGCGATCATTCGCGCAAGCGACACCGATTGGACCATTGTGCGACCAGTCAGGCTCACGAACGGGGCCGCGACCGGAAAAGTTCGTGCGGCCGTCGGATTGCCGTGGCACTGGTGGTCCCGCATTTCCCGGGCCGATGTCGCGGAGTTCGCGCTCGATTGCGTGACCAGCGCAGACGCAGTTGGACGCGCGATTTCGGTGTCAGGTTGA
- a CDS encoding BrnA antitoxin family protein, whose amino-acid sequence MPKPSAKPVRRATTTKTPSKGRADLARLRRTSDAEIARTAPPELRALPDDFWQGARVVTPVTKQAISIRLDEDVIAWFRETGPKYQTRINAVLRSYVEQVGAAERPSSRKRRAV is encoded by the coding sequence ATGCCGAAGCCATCCGCGAAGCCAGTCCGCCGCGCGACGACGACGAAGACGCCGTCGAAGGGGCGCGCTGACCTCGCGCGACTGCGCCGGACCTCCGACGCGGAGATTGCGCGCACCGCACCGCCCGAGCTTCGCGCCCTGCCGGACGATTTCTGGCAGGGGGCCCGCGTCGTGACGCCCGTGACGAAACAGGCGATTTCAATTCGCTTGGATGAAGACGTGATCGCGTGGTTCCGGGAGACGGGGCCGAAGTATCAGACCCGGATCAACGCCGTGCTGCGGAGTTATGTCGAGCAGGTCGGTGCGGCGGAGCGGCCGTCGTCGCGGAAGCGACGGGCCGTCTAA
- a CDS encoding helix-turn-helix transcriptional regulator, whose translation MRKAKQAALESQGWRVGSAAEFLELTPEEAAVVELKLRLSDALRARRTRMRLSQDAVASRLRSSQSRVAKMEAGDASVSLDLLVRALVGLGATPNDIAKAMQTPKRRAAA comes from the coding sequence ATGCGGAAAGCAAAGCAGGCGGCACTTGAGTCCCAGGGCTGGCGCGTCGGGTCGGCAGCGGAGTTCTTGGAGTTGACGCCGGAGGAAGCCGCGGTGGTCGAACTGAAGCTCCGCCTCAGTGATGCCCTGCGGGCCCGGCGAACTCGCATGCGTTTGTCTCAGGACGCCGTGGCCTCGCGCCTCCGATCGAGCCAGTCGCGCGTCGCCAAAATGGAGGCCGGAGATGCATCGGTCTCGCTCGATCTACTGGTGCGTGCGCTGGTCGGCTTGGGCGCGACACCGAACGACATTGCCAAGGCGATGCAAACACCGAAACGACGCGCTGCCGCCTAA